CTGGACACCGTGCCGAGCTCATCGGCGGCAGCTCGCGCGTCGGTGACATCACCGTCCGCGAGGGTGATCTCGACGTAGCCGGCAGCCAGTCGAGCGCGGGACATCGGGTCACCGGCCTCGCGATAGGCACGCCGGATGGCGGCAGTGGCCGCCTCGACCCTTCCCGTGGCCAAGCGCAGCAGCGCGAGCCCCGGCTGCGGATCGTGACCGAGCTCGCTGGCCAGCCGGAACTCGGCCTCGGCTGCGCGGTCTTGGGCACGGACCCGGTGCAGGTCGCCCTTCAGGTAAGCCGCGGCGCCCAGGGCCGGATGCCCCGTCGGCTGCGCCAGGCGTCGGCAAGCCTGCTCGATCTGATCGGCCGCGGCGTCCCAGTCGCCGCGAAGGTACAGCATCTCAGCGCGATGGAGAAGGCACTGACCTCTGTACAGCATGAGCTCTGGCTGGCTGTCGACCCAGTGGCTCAGCGAAGCGGTCCACGCGTGGGCGCGACGGACGTCCAACAGTTCGTTGCAGCCCTCGATGACGGTGCAGTAGGCATCGCCGATGGCGACCGCCGAGACGTCGTTGGCCTCGATGGCGACCATCCCCTCGTCGAGCAGCGCAACCCCTTCATCCACCTGGTCGAGGTAGATGAGGCACCTGCCTTCGCCGATGCGTGCCAGCGCTGCGAGTTCTGGATCGTGGAAGAGGACGCCGATCTCGGCCGCCGCGTGGAACGCCTCATACCCGGCGCTCACGTCGCCGGAGAACGTTGCGCGCATCGCGTTCGCGTAGCGCAGGTAGCCGCGTTCGACGCAGTCGATCTTGCGGTCGTCCAGCAACCGCTGGGCGCGGTCGATCCAACCGCCTGCGCGCGCCAAGTCGCCGTCGTTCAACAGCGCGAAAGCCAGCCAGAAGGCGCACCGGACCGCCCGTGCGATGTCGCCGCCGTGGGAACACTTCTCGTGCGCATTGATCCAGGCGGCCCGGCTCTCGTCGCTGAGTCCGGCGAGATAGGCCGCGGACGCCAGCCGCTCCAGATCGTCGACCTCAAGCGGCTCCACGACTGCGGCCGCGGACAACTCGTCGTATGCCCGCCGCCAGGCCTGTCGGTTGAACGCGTCCCGTGCGCTTCCGATGCCGGTGCTGCCCACGGGCTCATTGTCGCGCGACTACGGCGCCTACGCCCAGAATGACGCCGCCTCGGCCGGCCCCGCCGCGATGAACCACATCTCCCGGATTCGACCGTCGTCGAACCGGTAGATGAAGGAGTCATGCATCTCCAACGTCCGCCCGTTGCGGCCAAAGACGGCGCGTTCCCACTCCGCCCCCCATTCGTCGTCAGCCAGGCAGAACAACTGCTCGAGCTTCACGTCCCCCTCGGTCAGCTCGAAGACGGTGCGAAGGGCTGCCAGCAAGCCGTCGACTCCGTAGTGGTCGCCTGCGAACGGAATGGGACCGCGGCCGTGGAAGACCATGTCGTCGGCGAAGATTCGGGTCAGCGTCTCGCGGTCGTTGTCGACGATCGCCTGGGTCATCCGGGCAATGGCCGCAATATTCGGGTGGCTGCTCATGGTGTCCTCCTTCGCTCGGGCTACCTCACGAAGCCACAGTAGGAACCACATACCGACTGCCACATCGGGAACACTGACGATCCCGCGACAAGGACCGATCAGCAATTCCACTGATCCCGAGTGCGGATTCTTGGCTGGACCACCGCGGCTTTGCCCCTTGCGATAGGTGACCTCCTGCGGATGGAGGCTCCCGCCCGGCGCCTCGACTTCACAAATATCTGTATCACCACCTAGCTGAAGCGCCCCGAGTTCACTGCCGCACCGATACGAGTCGCAGTGCTCGGTGGAGGTCGCCGGAGTGGAACACTCGACGCCCCACCTGACGCATCGCGCCCCTCCGACTGCGCCTTGCACTCCCCCGCGCATTTTCGTAGCTGGCGAGTTCGTCGACACGGTGGCCGGCATTGCGGACCCACGCACGGAGATCGTCGGGCCGCGCGCGCCCGGCGGAGGGACCTGGATCGAGCTCTCCAGCTCCCTCAGACCGGCGCACCAGCCCGGATCGCCCACCGCGATCGCCACGGAGCTGGGCTTGGGCAATACGCCGACGGCCGCCAACGTTCTCTTCTGAGCACGAAGTACTGCCCCCATCCGGACGCCCGGCGCCCACCCATTAGGGGCGCCCCGCGTCGCGCACAACGATGCGGCCCAACCTTGGCGCTTCACGTTGCTGGGGGTGAGCGGCCCAACTGTTGGCGCGCTGGAGCTGGCCGAACTGTCTGCCGTGACGGACGCTGTGAGGCTTGAGTGGCTTTGCCCGTCACGGCGCCGCCGTCGTGCTCGTGGCCCGCAGCCAGGTGCCGGCCGTCAGGACGGACGCGGATCCCAGGTCGACCGGGATGACGACCGCCGCCGTCGCTACGGCAGACGGATGATCTGCCGCAACGACGAGCCGACGTCCACACAGGATGCGGCGGCATCGGGACCTCGTGTGCGAGGGACCTCGCGCGCTATTGAGGGACTTCGGCCCTTTTCTCCGGGTGTCGCTCAGCGTTGCGTGGTAACTGCCGGAGGCCCACGCCGGGGGTCGCCACTCGGACACTCGAGTGACAAGTTCAGGAGGAGGTGAGGGGGCGGTGAAGTTGCCATGCGCCGCGACTTCAGCATTGCTCGCGCTCGTGGTCAGTTTGGGTGCATGCGGCGCTGGCAGCGATAAGCCCCGCGTTCGCTCAGGGGGAGAGGTCGCGAACGGGCAGACGACGCAACCGACAACGGGCGAGACACCATCAAGCAGCCAGAGAATGATCCCGTCGAGCTCACCGACGACATCCCCAACCAGCCCGACGTTCTCGCGTACCTCGCCACCAGACAGGGATCTGGTATCGAACCTGGACGCCCGGGCCGCACAGTTCATGACGCTCAGGAGCGCGCAACGATCTCAATGGCACGGCATGGCGGCATACCGGCTGCGGCTCTCAACAGGCAGCGCTTGGGCGATCGCAGGAAGCCCCGACAGGGTCGTCCCGCTAGTTCTGAAGGATAGCGCCTACTCCCCCGCCGCCTCCCTGCTCTTCCGATCGGGCCCTTACGTTCTCTTCTTCCCGGAAGAAGTGCCGGAAGCGTTCTACACGCACCTCGGTCCCATCCCTGGCATGGCATTCATCGACTCTGATCTCTACCGATAGCCCCGACACAAGGCTCGTGCGCCGCCACGCACCCGCCCAGCATTCTTTTCTCGACGGTCGGCAGTGCGGCTGATTAGGCCGGGAAGACGCCGCGTGAGCGCGCAGCCCGCGCACGGCATCACCAACTTCCCTCAGCAACTCCGCACCCCTTCGACCGCTCGCTTTTCAAACGCCCCACGCGGTTTCATGGCAATCGCCGGAAGAGGAGCATGGGAGGGCATCCCGTTAATCCAATCCGGGGTCCGCCCGTAAGGAAGCACCAGCGATGACAGCTACGTCGGACGCCTCCACACTTCCCACGGACTGGCCCACGGCCGCAGGCAAACGTGGGTACGGTCGGGGACTCGGCGGCTGCGTTGTGGTAGGAGTCGCCCTTGGACCCCACGAAGGCGACCGCACCGGCCGAGGCGAGGCGTCCGCTGTAGCGAATCGCGAGATAGCGCCGCTACCTCGGGCTCGAGGCTCTGGCCCGTTCACGCGCCGTCCTGACCACCACCGACGCCAAGGAGGACATCACCACCATCGTCAACGCCCTCAGCGCCTGACACGCACACACGGATCGCTGACGTACACCACGCTCCGGGACTTGACCCTCGAGGTAACGCCTTCGTGCGAATGACGGTGGCCCTCCTAAGCCAAATCACGTCGTTCGCTCTCGGCTCGCGTGGGTCGACCGGACGACCGTGTACCGGGGCGGGCGCACTTTTCGGTGAGGACCGCGACTTCAGGTATCGCCGTCCGCACCCACGAGCCGCGAGAAGGCCGGTCGCTTCGGTCTTCGCTCAGTTCGCCCACCATCATCGCGTTTTGAGTGAAGGGTCCGGGGTGCTCCCCCGAATATTGTTAGAAGACGCGATGGGAGATGCGTAGACCCCTCGCTTGAAGTGCTTCAGGGTCTACTGCTCTAGCTTGGGAATCGGATCCATCGGCGTCCCCATCCCCAGTGGGGAGCGCCTCCTCCGACGACGAGTTTCCTGATTCCTGCTCGAGAGGGCATATTTCGGATATCAGCGACGCCCCTGAGTCCGCCACGCGCATGAACGACCGCACCGGACTTGCTCGTCAACATGCCGCATCAGCATGTCGTGGTCAGCCCTATCCGTGCAACATCCGACCACGGAGGCATCACGGAACTAGGTGATCGTATGCTTCCGTTTCCCGGTCTGAAGATCAGCACGCCCATATACGTCCTTAGGGGACTGGTGACTTTGGACTTACCGGTGCTTCGTCTCCTAGGCCCGGTGCGCTCCCGCTTACGTGGGAGACATGAGGCATCTGGCCTAGACAGGTGGGTTCGTATAGTCGCAGGGCAGTGTCGGCGCGCCTGGCGTTCGCGGTCCTTGGCGGGCAAGCACGACGGTCCCCGAGGCGCATCCTTGGACAGGGAAGCGCGTGAGGGACCGACCATCACAGCCATAGCCCCTGCGTTCAACATGAACGCCACCTACCCGTCCACCTCCGGCGCGGTCCTCACGGCCCGCTCGACGTTCGGCTCGGCAGAGGGCAACTTCGCCTGGAACGAGTTCGGCACCGACATCGGAACCCTGACCCGTCACCGCCGGCACCACGGTCAACGCCGTTCTCTTCAACCACAAGACGTCGATCGCGCAAGGTACGAAGGCCTCCGGCCAGACCTGGACCGCGACGGCAACGATCACCTTCAGCTGAGGACATCATGAAGAAGATCTACGCCCTGGTGGCTACTCTGTGCCTGGCCCTCGTGGCCGGCGTGATGCTCGCCGCTCCCGCCTCCGCCCTCGGCAAGGTGAGGTGCGACCTGAACAAGTCCGGTGTCGAGCTGAATTTCCCCAGTCACGTCGGCACCGCTCGCGCCGAGATCGACCCTATCGTCAACCACAACCAGTACGGTGCCTCGCACCTCCACGATTTCTTCGGAGCTGCTTGGATGAAGGGCGTTGCGGGAGAACCGCACTGGGTGACGCAGGTCGGGAACGCGGCGAACTACTCCAGCCTGACGAACACCAAGACGTCGTGTCGGATCGCAGGGGACACGGCCGGCTATTGGACTCCGGCGCTGAAGTACATCAGCGGACCCAAGGCCGGCCAGTACGTCCCGGTGACCCAGTTCACCGCGTACTACAGGGGCTTCAACGGCCAGACCACTCACGCCGGCTCCCAGGCTCACCCGGCTGACGTGAGGCTCGTTGCCCAGGACATGGTCGGCAAGGGCCTGTCCGGCTGGACCTGTGGCCAGAACTCGACGGTTACGGGTGGTGTCAACGGGATTCCCAACTGCTCTGCCTCGAACGGCGGCCCAGGGGATCAGCTCACGGCACACATCAACTCCCCGTCTTGCTGGAACGGCAACGCGCCGAACCACTCGAGCAGCGAGGTCGGCGACACCCGTGACAACGCCGACTGGACCTACCCGGCGAACTCCGCCAGTGCCTGCCCGGCGAGCTACCCGATCGAGGTCACCCAGCTTCGCCAGACCATCCAATACGCGTACTACGGCGCGGGCGCCGACGGCACCAACGTCGCCCTCGAGTCGGACCCGCCTGGCGGCGACGGCACCACGATGCACGGCGACTTCTGGAACACCTGGAATCAGTCGATCTTCGAAGGGTTCATCCGTAAGTGCGTGCAAGGTCTCTCGGCGACGACCTACACCGGTTCTTGCGGCCCGTGACCGACGTCGCTTAGACAGGCGCCCCTGCTCCTACCCTGGGGCAGGGGCGCACTCATCTGGAGGAGGTGAAGACCCTGGGCACGCCCACACTGCAGGCATCGTTGGTCTCCGGCGACCAGCCCGCAGACGTCCGCGTCATTCACTCCTCACTCGCCACAGACAGGAACAGGACCGTCACAGGGAGGCAGAACAGGGCTGTTCGCCTCGCTTGGGCATGCCCCCTGTGCCGGCAACTTCCTGACCGGGCGGACGAGCCCGCGCGGCTACATGGCGAGTCCGCACCACGCGCGATCAACCGATGATGCGAACGGGGTGTGTCTCTCCGCCGCCTGTCGGCACGTGAACGCCCCTCTGCGCCCGCCCGAGGTGAGCGCTACCGACCGTCAGGGCGACGCGTCGAGTCGGTGTCGCACCACTCTCCGGCGCAGGGTAGGCGACGCCTCGACCTCGTAGCCGGCGTCGAGGAAGACCTGGAGCAGCCCGACCGACGCCTCGTCCCAGATCACGGTCTTCCCCGGCGGTGGCTCGGTGGGGTAGCCCTCGAGGACGCGGGCGCCGACCTGTCTGCCGTACTCGACGGTGGCGGCGGCGAGCTCGTACATCAGCCCCTCTCGACGGAAGCCCTTACGCACGACGAAGCAGGTGACCGACCAGACGCCCTCGAGGGCGGGGTCCATTCGCATCCACGACTTCTGCCGGGCCCAGATCCTCGGGTAGTTCTCCCGCGGCTCTACCGCGACCCAGCCGGCCGGCTCGTCGTCGACGTACCCAATGAGGCCGGACGTGGGGCCGCCCGTGCCGCAGCCGGCCTGCTCCAGGAGCGCGGCGTCGCGCTCCTCCTGAGTCGTGTCGCGCCAGATCCAGCCCGGGACCTTGAGCGCCTGGCAGCGGCACTTGCGGGCGCCGCCGGAGTCGAACACGGCCTCCACGTCCTCGCTCGTCGCGTCGTTGGCCGGTCGCCAGCTGAACTCGGGCATACCGCGAGACTAGTGGCGGGCCGGGCGCCAGTTGCGACGCCATGACAGTCGATCCGTGACCTCGTCGGTGCGTCACTCCGCCGCCTGCCGGCCGCGGTCTTGGGGGGGACCGTCGGTGCGCGCGGCGTGCCGTGCCGGTAGACCTCCTCCAACGTCCTCGTGTCGGGTCCGCCCCTGCAGTGAGGAGATCCGGGCACCTCGGTCGCTCGACCAAGAACCGGGGTGCCACTCGTTGGATCGTGCCCGGTCAGGAACTCGGTGACTGCGTCGGATCGGTAGGAGGCGAAAGCCGTTCCTGCAGCGCCCGCGCCAGGCATCCGTACGCCCCGTCGAGCAGGTCGGGTACGCGTCGCCTCACCTCCTCGGCGGCCCCGCACGTGTCGAGGGCGTGCAGGATTGCGTGGAGGAGCACCTCGGCGTGGATGTGGACGAGGCCGAGGCGTTGCTGCTTGTGGCCGGTGTCGTGCAGGTATGCACGAAACGAGGACCAGCGGGTGGTGCCTTCCTTGTGGTATTCCCACACCTCCCACTCCTCGCCGGGACGGGGCCCGCCGACCGGGACCAGCAGCGAGCAGTTGGCGTCGAAGCCACGCGCGATGGCAAGCGCGTCCTGCATCGGCCGGTGGTCGCGCACCTCGTCGCCCTCGAACACAGGCGTCAGGTCGACACCGCCGCCGTCCGCGTCGATCTCGTCTTGCAGCTCCAGCCAGATCTCGACCGCCTGAGGATCGACCTCGACGTACGGTCGTACTTCAGCGACCGGAACGAAGCCCCATGCCTCGCCGGAGTCGCCGGACCGATACGAGCTCGTCGTCAGGGCGCCCATCGTGTCGCCGTACGCGCCGTCGGAGAGCAGCAGGAACTGCCGGTAGGACGGCGGAAGATGCACGCCCAACCTACGTTCAGCGGCAGCCACAGCGGACTCAGTAGCAGGCGCGCGGAGGAGGCTGCCGGTGCGCGCGGCCGCCGCGACGGGGCGCTCCAGCGCTCCGAGGCGCGCCAAACAGGCAGCACTCCACTGGCGCAACAACCCGTCAAGGTCGTCGGCCGGCCACTCTTTCAGTCGGACCACCCCAGAACCCTAGAACCGGGTGCGCCTCCGCACAGCCGATCAGCCGCAGCACAAAGCGCTGCAAATGCACCCCACGTGGCCTGTCGGTCTCTCCGACACTTCGGGCCTTTGGCAGAACAACTCCGGGGCGCGTCTTTCCGCCGCGTGTCTACTGATCGCCGCTTCGGCCGTGGGCGCATGCCCGGGTTGGGCGTCGGTCAGCCCACCGAGTTGGGTATGAACGGCGTGAGGCAGACCGGATGGCCGGCCGGATCGAGTAGCACTCGGCAGCGTGGATCCGGCTGCTCTGGAAGCCTGGCGCCAAGCGCGACCGCCCGCTCCTCAGCCGCGTCGAGATCGTTCGCGGTGAGATCAAGATGCACGACCGCGGTCCCTGGCCAGTGTGGGGGACATAGTCCTCGACGTGTTGCGCGATCAGCACAGCCTCGGGAACCTCGATCCCGACGCTCGACCCCTTCCCCCACATCTGACGCCCCCGAGCAGCCCGCGATAGAAGTCGGCAAGCCGCTGCGGGTCGGGGGAGCCCAGGGAGATGCCCACCAGCTTGGCTTGGCCAAATGCGGTCACAGCGGCACCCTATGCGCTGTGTCGCGCCTGGACCGGTTCTCAACGTCCGAATTGCTGCCGCGAGCCACCCGCTCGAACGAGAGGATCGGAGATGTGTCTATTCGCCGCGAGGCCACAGCTTCGCCAGCACCA
This Knoellia sp. p5-6-4 DNA region includes the following protein-coding sequences:
- a CDS encoding nuclear transport factor 2 family protein, whose translation is MSSHPNIAAIARMTQAIVDNDRETLTRIFADDMVFHGRGPIPFAGDHYGVDGLLAALRTVFELTEGDVKLEQLFCLADDEWGAEWERAVFGRNGRTLEMHDSFIYRFDDGRIREMWFIAAGPAEAASFWA
- a CDS encoding DUF1996 domain-containing protein, which encodes MKKIYALVATLCLALVAGVMLAAPASALGKVRCDLNKSGVELNFPSHVGTARAEIDPIVNHNQYGASHLHDFFGAAWMKGVAGEPHWVTQVGNAANYSSLTNTKTSCRIAGDTAGYWTPALKYISGPKAGQYVPVTQFTAYYRGFNGQTTHAGSQAHPADVRLVAQDMVGKGLSGWTCGQNSTVTGGVNGIPNCSASNGGPGDQLTAHINSPSCWNGNAPNHSSSEVGDTRDNADWTYPANSASACPASYPIEVTQLRQTIQYAYYGAGADGTNVALESDPPGGDGTTMHGDFWNTWNQSIFEGFIRKCVQGLSATTYTGSCGP
- a CDS encoding helix-turn-helix transcriptional regulator is translated as MGSTGIGSARDAFNRQAWRRAYDELSAAAVVEPLEVDDLERLASAAYLAGLSDESRAAWINAHEKCSHGGDIARAVRCAFWLAFALLNDGDLARAGGWIDRAQRLLDDRKIDCVERGYLRYANAMRATFSGDVSAGYEAFHAAAEIGVLFHDPELAALARIGEGRCLIYLDQVDEGVALLDEGMVAIEANDVSAVAIGDAYCTVIEGCNELLDVRRAHAWTASLSHWVDSQPELMLYRGQCLLHRAEMLYLRGDWDAAADQIEQACRRLAQPTGHPALGAAAYLKGDLHRVRAQDRAAEAEFRLASELGHDPQPGLALLRLATGRVEAATAAIRRAYREAGDPMSRARLAAGYVEITLADGDVTDARAAADELGTVSSALGRPLPTALHLKALGAVLLAEDQPEPAQTALRQALAGWREMDAAYEAARTRVLIAAACRAVGDNDSAEMELAGAVAVFDRLDAVRDAAAARAELHLAAPPSSGLSSREEEVLAHIAKGLTNREIAERLVVSEKTVATHVSHILTKLGLPSRTAATAYAYEHGLQ
- a CDS encoding SMI1/KNR4 family protein, encoding MVRLKEWPADDLDGLLRQWSAACLARLGALERPVAAAARTGSLLRAPATESAVAAAERRLGVHLPPSYRQFLLLSDGAYGDTMGALTTSSYRSGDSGEAWGFVPVAEVRPYVEVDPQAVEIWLELQDEIDADGGGVDLTPVFEGDEVRDHRPMQDALAIARGFDANCSLLVPVGGPRPGEEWEVWEYHKEGTTRWSSFRAYLHDTGHKQQRLGLVHIHAEVLLHAILHALDTCGAAEEVRRRVPDLLDGAYGCLARALQERLSPPTDPTQSPSS
- a CDS encoding GNAT family N-acetyltransferase translates to MPEFSWRPANDATSEDVEAVFDSGGARKCRCQALKVPGWIWRDTTQEERDAALLEQAGCGTGGPTSGLIGYVDDEPAGWVAVEPRENYPRIWARQKSWMRMDPALEGVWSVTCFVVRKGFRREGLMYELAAATVEYGRQVGARVLEGYPTEPPPGKTVIWDEASVGLLQVFLDAGYEVEASPTLRRRVVRHRLDASP
- a CDS encoding VOC family protein translates to MGEGVERRDRGSRGCADRATRRGLCPPHWPGTAVVHLDLTANDLDAAEERAVALGARLPEQPDPRCRVLLDPAGHPVCLTPFIPNSVG